TTGTCTTTCGGTGTTAATGGGAGGACATAATCATCTCATTGCTCAAGATTTCAATATGTTAGATGTGACTTTATCAGTGAGACACTGACTCTATTTAGCTTTCTGTGGGATATTTTCCATTGACGGCattaacagattaaaaaaaaacaatccagcAAACACATACCAAATTTAAACATAATATTAAGTACAACActtaattcatatatatatttttataacctgatttattgtattttttaagattattttccTAGTCCTTTATTACTTTCACTTGATGATTTTAATTAAGGAAATTATCTTAATTTAATTTGCATTACTCAAGTGTGCTGCCCCAATcaaatatttatgtattcaaAGCTTTCCAGTGGTGTATGTTCTGTTTTAAATTAGTCTATCTATTGCTTCTGTTGCATGACCTTTGCACGTACAGGCAAAAAGAAGGAAGAAAGAGGAAGCAGCCAATGCCAAAATATTGGAGGCTGAGAAGCGAAACAAGGTGAGTAAGATGGACAAACGGTTTATGTAAATGAACTGTTGCTTCTAGTCTTAAACTGCTTACAACATAAGTCAGCCTGCTCCCACACATTTCCCTCATGCCCATGACACACAATCTTTTGCCCCTGCTTGTCTACAGTTTAATGATTTTGCTCCATTTTGCTGCTTGTCAGTGCAAAAGAAATTTCCCTTCCTTGGTTAATCACTTTGATAAAAACCGGTTGTATCATCTCCTTGCGTTCTACATGTATCTATGAAAGTGTTTCAGCGAATAAAGTCTAGAGGCCTGGAACTTTAACATGATGTTGTTCAATATTTGTTTCCCTTTTGAAATTATGTAAATGTCTGTGTATGTTTCAGTTTCTAATTGActtcttttttcttaaaggagaAGGAGATACGAAGACTGCAAGCTGTCATACTGAAGCACCAGGTAGTTTTTTTTACTATCTACAACCACATTATAACGAAGCCTTTTTTACTCTGTGTTTAAACTGAATGTCGTGGAGATAATATCTAACTAATGATCATTTTCTGTAGCCTAAAGTAATTATTTTGAACAATATATTCTGTCAAATTATGCTTTGGGGTTCTCTTTggtgtattttttatttgagcTTACCAACGGTTTGATTTTTCTTGCATTGATTCTCTGTGTGATTTTCTATTTCTTAATACTTTGCCAACTCTTTCTACCAGGAGTTGGAGAGGCATAGACTAGATATGGTATGGGTATGTTTGTTTCTGTACATTTAACAACATATTGTGAACTTGTTGTGATAAATGGCTGCCATCATAGCAATGCGTAAAGTGTAGCATGGGCTGCAGTCGTACTACCATCCTTCTGCATGGCTTTTCCGGAACAGTGCGCTGCATACGTCTGCGCTGTTTGTCTCTCAAAGAAAACACATCCATTATCTGGCCAATACAACAGGATAACAGGATGCAAAGCACAACACCACACCAACTACCTATTACATTGTTTTCCTTTTGGATTGATTACATTTAGGTGCTCAAAATCCTTTTTACTCTAAAGCGTGTGAGCAACTTTCTAATCCATTCTATCACCTTAGAAAAATCAATATACCGTTTTTATTCTTGCCAGTGGTTTATATCACTGAGTTAATGGAAACAAAATTCTTGTTTTTCCTCGTTTGAGATTGAAATGTTTTATCTTGGTTGTTCATTTGCGTCATTAAGGGAGGCAATTATAGCATAGATGGACTCcatactgtatttttattattattgagaaAGACAGTACAAACAAACTAGGCCTCTTTTAAATGTCTCATTCGTCAAATAATCCTCTGTTTCAAGTTGAGCAAGATCTCAATCAAATCAgatacaaaaatgacaaaaataaaactaaaataaaaatacacaaataaataaaaaacaaaaaaataattattatctaataataatgattatattattattattattattattattattatctcaaATTATCTTAAAGCTATCAAGTAATGAAAAAAACTTGTCTTTAATAAGTTTCAGTGATTTAAATACGAGTTTTAACTCGTTCTTCCTATGATTCAAAATGGGTTTAGTCTTAAAGTATctatatttgtgtatataaaaacttccccaataataacacaatattGAGAATAAAGTCCAAGTTCCTGTTTTCGACACCAAACTTAACTTCCCTCACTGTAAGGGGTGACAACTCAATCTCCCCAGACTGTAACCAGCTCTGCATATATAATATTAAGCTAATAACTCTTGTGGTAGAACTCCATAGTTTAGTTTTCACTGTAAATAAAGAGTTAGAATATAACCATTCAAATTTAATCTCGAggatagtttcatatgacattCTCCATAACTTGATTTTAAATAATGTGCTTTGCTTGTCACTGTAACACTTAATATTTGCTGCTTATAGTTATAAACCTCTTGGCCTGTATCTTTCAGTATGCTTCTCGCAGACATGCTCAGATTAATAATGTCTGTTTCTAACTTGTGCTTTATGTGTGCATCACTACCCGCGATGTCGCTTCGTCTATCATTGTGTTCCATTTGGTTTGactgttatgtgtttttttaaactttaactACAGTGCAATGTGCAACGTTTTGATTGTTTGATGATTGTGACAAATGGTGATCTGTGTTTCTTCTGCTGTGCATGTACTTGGGTGTTCTTACTGTGTATTGCATATATGAGCCCTTAAATCTTCAAAAAAACATAGCAGAAGCTGTGAATAGAAAAGAAACTTATTTGTCTGTGCTCTGCCAGGAGAGGGAAAGACGCAGGCAGCACATGATGCTCATGAAGGCTGTGGACGCCCGCAAGAAGGCAGAGGTGGGTAACACCTGATCTGCTCACATCCCGCTCCTGTGTTCTGctactgttttattttattttatttcccttAGTAAATTTTTTGATGATTCAACAGTGTGGTAATTGGGGTCATAGTTTGTGTTTTCCACCCTCTGTAGTTCTGAGCACAATAGTCTGCAGCGGTGTCAATAACACGTTCTCTTGGCTGTAGGAGAAAGAGCGtctgaagaaagagaagaaggatGAGAAACGGTtaaacaaggagaggaaactGGAGCTCAGGAGACTGGAACTGGAAAAAGCGAAAGAGCTGAAGAAGCCAAATGAAGACATGTGTTTAGCAGATCATAAGGTATTCACACACTGTGGCGATGCTGGCAGATGAAAATAAGAGTCCAAGTATGTCACCATGGATAGTCTCCATCTGTGGAGTAGATGTGTGTGGAAAAAATTGGATTTTCCACAAGCACGGGGATTTTTGTGACAAGGAAATCAATCAGTATAATCACTGTAGGAGCTATAGGCATGAAGATTAGAAATGCTTTTTGACAAATTCATGGTTTCATTGTTTCACTATCAGATCTACCAAAATAGATGTGTAATATCACTGAAAGCATCTGGAAATGATTAAAAAGAAAGCAGGTGTAGGTCAAAATACTGCCACCAAGTGGCTACTGATGCCATAACACCAACCAGAATATTACTGATACTTATAATAAGATTTCTTTAACGGGACTTGACAGACAAACTAGTCTCAAACAAGTAACATCAGCATGTAAGAAATGTTAACTTGGTCTTTAAGATCTTTTCAAACACTTTTCTCACACAGGCTAATTTGTAATTGTCTAAATGTGGATTATTTGTGTACAGGAACTACATACAAATTGTTGATAGAtgataaataatacatattttgtttttgtttccttccAGCCACTTCCAGAGTTGTCCCGGATCCCTGGTCTGGTGTTACCGGGAAGTACCTTCTCTGACTGCCTGATGGTGCTACAGTTTCTGCGCAGCTTTGGGAAGGTCCTGAGGTTAGACATAAATCCAAACACGCTCAACCTAAGTGATCTTCAAGAGGGGTTGCTCAACACTGGGGACAGTATGGGAAAAGTGCAGGACCTGCTGGTGAGCATGCTCTCTGCAGCTGTCCGTGATCCTGGTATACCTGCAGGTCACAAGGTGAGAGTCTGCTGTTGAACTGTAGATTGTTTCTGTACTGTAATTTACATGTGTATgcgcacacatacatacatgcagaaAGAAAGATCTGATTGCTCTGACAATATAGGCTAATATACATGAGGAAACATTGGCAGTGGGCTGTTTCTTTACGAGCTAACTAATCACAACACACACGTTAGGATTCATCAGTGCTCAGGCTCTGCAGCTAAATGAAGAGTGCGTTTAGGAGGGTATCAGTGTTTAGAGCTGTTAGATACATTTTAAGCCATCATTTTAATGCATTCCCCAAAGCCATTTGTCCATGCTGTGCTGTAGGGTGTAACCATGTCTTTACATTAGAATGCATTATTACATCTCTTCATATTAAGAGGCTATCGCAGGCTGTATACATTTAGCAAGATGTGCAAACAAGGACAAGAAATAGCAAGACTGTCAACTTAAACATCATGTTTCATATTAATCCGCACatcctaaatgtgtcccagacACATCCCAGTGGTCACTTAAAGCTGAGGTGATAATTGCTCAAAAGGACAGTGTTTTACTCTCATCGCGCTCTTAGGGGCTATACCCTTCACCCGTTCCCTGCTCTCATGGGTTACAGTATATAAAAAGACATTCTGGTTTTAACTTAGATGgtaatcaaaaaaataaagcatttgtttgttttaacaccactaaacTGTTTAACCCTATTTCTATCAGAATAAGACCGCCTTGGGGGACCACCTGACTAATGTGAGGATCAACCGAGACAACGTGTCCGAGATCCTGCAGATCTACATGGAGGGTCACTGTGAGCAGACGGAGCTGATTGCTCTGGCCCTCAGCCTCAGGACCAAGGCGTTTCAGGCCCACAACCCGTTACAGAAGGCCTCCATGCTAGTATTCCTGGTTGATGAGCTCTGCTGCAGCAAGGCTGTGATCAGGTGAGGGTCCTGTCTCCTTCTGACAGTCATTTTGTCTTTGATTTTGCTATTTATCAAACAAAGCAAAGTTTTGTGGGGCAGTACTGTTAATGTACTAAACTACCACTAAAATAAACCCTGGTCATTCTAAGTCTGTATAAACAAGTGTTCCTTATGTGCCTGAAGCAAACAAGTTCATCTCTGTGCCTGAGAGTTGAAAGTATTGGCTTGCTTTATTCATGGAGGCTTCAATTTAAATGGAATAACAGAAGTACCAAAAGGAATAAGCCAAATTGAGGTCTGATGGACAGTTTCACTATGTTGCATCAAAACACGTACATTTTTCATTAGTAGTGGAAACACATCTGGTGCACACAGATGTGTGGCGCAAAGGCATTGTGCTCTTTTTATTATACAAAAAAGGTCACAGAAACACTTGTGTCAATATCGTCTGATACTTTGCAGTGAGATCGACAAAAACATCGATCACATGACCAACCTGAGGAAGGATAAGTGGGTTGTCGAGGGAAAACTTCGCAAGTGAGTATACACATCATCTAAGCTGTTATTGGAAGACTGTGCTTACACTTGAACATTTTTCTGAATGAGATGAGGTGATGCTGAAACAATCTGGATTTCTCAACTTTGCGTATGAACGTGTACTCTACAAGCTGATTGTCCATTTTGCCTTCAAAGACTGAGGAGCATCCATGCCAAGAAGACCGGGAAGAGAGACAGCGGTGTCGGGGGAGAGGACAGCCACGCCTTTGTCACCCCCACCGCCAGAAACAAATGCAAGAGGAAAGAAGGGGAcagcgaggaggaagaggacgaggatGACGACAGTGAAGACCAAGGAGATGACGACGACGATGAGGAAGAAGAATCAGGGGGAAAGAAGGGGAAGAAAGCAGAGATATGTGAAGAGGAGGTCAGTGACAGCATGATGCTTTTACTGGAGCTAGCGGCTTAAATCAGTGTTTGTTGTAGTAAATGTCAGCCGGTCCACTGGCCTCACACTAATGAGATCTCTTCATCTAGGACGACAGTGTACACTCAGCCAGcatggaggagctggagaaacAGATAGAGAAAACATACAAGGTAAATTAAACCTtgtgagactttttttttttctcaggatCAGctcttaaattaatttaatacttcATGGTTCAACCTGCTGcacttttctgtctctttagcaACAGAGTCAGATCAGACAGAAGTTATTTGCCTCGTCTCACTCGCTGCGCTCCATGACGATTGGACAGGACCGCTACAAGAGACGTTACTGGGTCTTTCCGCAGTGTAGTGGCGTTTTCGTGGAAGGCATGGAGAGCTGCGAAGGTGCAAAACCAAAACTGATAACTCCTATTTTGTTCACTTTTGTCCTTGTTCACCATTACGGAATAGAAGTTTGCACTTTGCCTGATCTGACGTTACCTTTTCATGTTACTCAGGTTCTGAAGAGgcggagaaagagaagaaaaggcagTGGACTGCTCAGGTGATCAGGGTAAaagaagagcagcaggaagagacAAAGAAGCCAGTTGTCAGTAGCCCAGCACAGAGCACAGACGGCGACACATCCACACCAGAGAGCCAGCAGGACAAAGACAGTCTCAATCTCTTCCTCCAGAAACCCGGCTCCTTCTCGAAGCTCAGCAAACTTCTCGAAGTAGCCAAAATGGCTCAAGATTCATTCAACAGTCGTTCTGCTAAAGTCCATACCACTGCATCTTACCCCTCATATCCCACCTCTCAGACAGCCACTACTCAGCAGGGACTGACAGATAAAACAGATTCTTCAGTGCTGTCTCTGCTTAGTGCCCACCAGCTCAGAAGTAGTCCCTGGATAACCTGCAGCCCTCAGTCTATCCTTCACGAGGACCAGCTCTCCAAGATGCTGATGGAAAAGAGCAACCAGTGGTTTAGCCTGCTGCCTCGCTCTCCTTGCGACGAGTCCTCGTTCACATCCGACTCCAGCCCtccagcctcctcctctccgcaACAGACCTTCGGCACCaaatccccctcctccctctcccctaATCCCCTAGCTACAGCCAGTTCCAGTGCTCCCGCTGGGATCAATAACATGCAGCCGTCTGTCCTTCAGGTTGGTTGTTAACAATAATCTCAGTCACAATTATTTTACATCACGCTGTGCTTTTTTAGAACACACTTGCCACCACTGTATTGCCTTATACATTATGCATGTGGAAGTAACGTCTGATCATAATTTAAAGTGTGTCTATTTTCCCCCTCAGCAAGTGAAGTCTGGCATTCATCAAAGCAGGCTGACACGGTGCGGCAGTCCCAGCCTGCCCTTCTCTGGTGCTTCTCTACCCCCCATGCTGGATCTGGCCTCCCAACATGCCGAGGGCGATGGCAACAGGGTCCTCTTCCTGGCAAATAACAACTCTGTCAACAAGAGTGAGACCCCAGAGCAACAGAGTGACAAGTCCGAGTGTGCCTCATTCCCTGCTGTGGAAGTAGCCAAGACTCAGGACTACCCTAGTCCTCAGCCGATCCCCGAGGGTAAGGATGGCTCACTGCCAGCACGCACAAGTTAAATATGCTTGACAGACTGTCACTCAGTTTTACTTCTCTATGTTGCTAAAAATGGAACAATTATGAGACAATAGTTTttaaatttgtgtgtgtgtgtgtgtgttggcagagATGCTGTGTGGCTGGTGGAGGGTTGCAGACATGGAGGAACTGCACAGTCTGGTCAGGGCCTTCCATAGCCGAGGCATCAGAGAGAAGGCCTTGCAGAAACAGATCCAAAAGCATATGGAGTATACGACCCAGCTCTGTGCCAACAGCAAAGATGGTTGGTCCACATTTCCTCTGCTCTCTTTACGTCAAGAGTCAACAGACATGCagtgatataaaaatattatttggCCTTTTGTGTCTGTGGTGGCAGCAATGGATGTGGCAGAGCTGGAGAAGCAGGAGGTGAGTGAGGAGACGATGGAGAGTTGGTGTGTTGAGGAGCAGGCCATGGAGGTGGACATCAGCCTACTGCAGCAGGTCGAGGCTCTAGAGAGGAAAGTCATCTCGGCCAGCCTGCAGGTCAAGGTACAGGAAAATGAGCATCCTAGTCTTTTGTCGTCATGCAGCTCATatagttaaagggatagtttggctgttttgaagtggggttgtatgatgtacttatccatagtcagtgtattacctacagtagatgacggtcggcacgcccccaggtTGGAGAAGCaggacggggccagcagcaaaatgtattttagccacttaaaagaaaGACCTTCCAAAAAGAAATGAATATCAGTTGAAGTGTACGCTACATTTAGAGTAtattcactgctttaccttgccgtcagacagccctttccgatggagaactgaagcagttgtaaTCATCTATGCTCTCGACACAGGGGTTGCtcgtctaccgctgcctcgatcggttaggtTGTTTGAACaatgtgtgactttggtgaatccaaactaaccaaagttacataataacacaaatgaactaaccgatcgaggcagcggtagaccagcaatcCACGTGTTCTgcaaagtaaaattactgttttatttaatggagtctggtggctttagcAAGAGCAAagacaacggcttcagttccccgtcggaaacatagactgtatatccgTCTGAGGACGAGGTAAACCAGcgtaaaatattctaaatatagcgtacacttaaactgattttgatttttttttaggtgagtctttcttttaggtggctaaaatacgttttgctgccggccccgtccacaacagtacattgtttggttccgtgcggtaactcctgtctgcctctccaagctgggggcatgccgaccgtcacctactgtaggtaatacactgactatggataaatacctcatacaactccacttcaaaacacccaaactatccctttaacaaacCACTTTTTTTATCCAAATTCATTTTCATGAGTAATTATCCAATATGTGCTTGTCCTTGTCCCGTGTCCTCACTTTGTCTTGATGTTAATTACTGTGTCATCAAATGTGACGTTGTCTCCCTCAGGGCTGGATGCATTCTGAGCCCCAGTCAGAGAGGGAGGATCTGGTCTATCACGAGCACAAGCTCTTCTCTTCCCCTGCTCCAGAGAAGAAAGTACAGAGAGAAACCAGCCAGGAGGAACTTCCTGGCACCGTGATGCGGCAGTCCGACAATCCTCTTGATATTGCCGTCATCAGGCTGGCAGAGTTGGAGAGGAACATCGAGCGAAGGTACCCAGAGAGGAGAGAACCCCTTAAGTACAACCTTTCAGATCAGCCTGGATAATGTCACTGTACCTGCTCCTGCACCATCCTCTAGTGGTGACAGTGAAGGGTTAAAGGCTGTTATCATTCAGTGTGATAATGTTGCGGACTGTATATGTGGTTGTTGTACAGTTATACTGCAGTCTCACTTTCTGTGTCCTCAAAGCAGTGAGGAGGAGGTGGCCCCGGGGATGAGGTTCTGGCGCAAAGCCCTCGGTGAAGTccgcagctcagctcagctgtcACTCTGCATTCAGCAGCTGCAGAAATCCATCGCCTGGGAACGATCCATCATGAAAGTGGTTAgtgacactctctctctcataatCACAGATTTGTTTATATCATTTCATCATACATAAATTTAAGCACCAATTTAATAGCTCTCACTTAAGAAGTCCCTCTTTGTAAACGTCGGTCTTTAAGGCTGCATTGATTCTCATTCCattttatgaaatattaaatataaatagtaCTGTACTGTTTAAGTACATACACATCTTCAAAGCAATCAAAGATAACACAATACATCTGCACAGCTTGTGTTCCTTAAAATGGGGTTTGTGAGGCAAAAAGGTGAAAAGAAAGGGAAGGGAATTTACAATACATCATCACCAGGCAACAACAATATGAAATAATAGCACAATCAGtaacaaatcaacatcattcaAAGTGCCTGGTCGCACAGAATTGTACAAATCACTAGTTTTCATAGTGATGTATCTCAGTTTGAACTCACAACTACATATATTTGGTGTTTCCAGCATTGTCAGCTCTGTCAAAAGGGGGATAATGAAGAGCTGCTCTTACTTTGTGATGGCTGTGACAAAGGCTGCCACACTTACTGCCAGAAACCCAAGATCACTACAGTACCTGACGGGGACTGGTTTTGTCCCTCTTGTGTAGCGAAGGTACACCAGCATGCCCCGAGCGTTTATTCCACTATTATAGTAGATCTAATTGTCAAATAATAACATAGCTGCATCACATGTACACATCGATTTGAATATGATATGTTTGGTGTGTCTCTTCACCACTCTCCCGTGTGTTCTGTCATTCAGAAGAGTGGTCAATCCCCCTGGAGTAGGAAGCAACAGAGCCGAACAGCTGGAGGAGGGAAGAAAGGCAGTGAGGTAAAACGAAACAGTAAGCCATCTGTGGTAGGAGAGCTCATCAAAGAGGAGGCTGCCAGCAGCAACAGCGTGCCAAAGAAAGGTACCAAGGAGTTCaaaaagaggaaaggagacGACAGCCCGCCCGGCTCCCAGGCCGGCCGTGACAGCCCTGTCTCCTGTGTGAAAAAAGCCAAAACGGccaaagacaacaacaccaATGGGCTGACGACGTGCCGGTACGCATTGACACATACTCACTACGTGCATAGCAGCATTAACTTTACCTCTTctcaatgggcctcatgcaagaaccactTGTTTGAACAGATTCATTCTTAAGTGGCTGATATGAGTGATTTAGGAGAACATGTCGCATTCACCAATTTTCTCGTATTTAGAATTTTCTCTTAGGTACAGACACAATTTACTAGTGGTCCAGACCTGTCATAGGAGTCATGTGCAATTAGTCTGCTGTTATCCAATCTAAGTTGTTCACTAACGGATTGtatatttcattactttgaagCAATTTTGCATTTGAAAATCCTAAATAAATTACACTTCATAATTATGTTGACATCATCCTGTTTGACTCTGCAGTTCAAATTATaattctaaatgtatttatacagcCTAACGATCCCATCGTTAATTTAAATTGGCCATTGATGCTATCGTATGACACTATAATAATATGAACATCCCAAACTGCAAAACGACTTAAATCATGCACTAATTGAATGTTAATTTGTCTTTGTATATAATAAAGTCAACGGGAAGTGCAACCAGGCGCGTCATGGCTCACATACTTCTTTTGGATGAGCGTCAGTCTCTCGGAAGAGAGCGTGTCTTTAGACAGCGTGCTGATATATTTGGCAGAGACGGATGAATGGGGCAGGATACGTAGCCTTATGTTTATGCAGGTCATCTACACAGTCATCTGAAGTTAGGAGAGTTTGTTAAATCTGACGTGGCACACTCGTACGAGCCCAcggtatgaaaaaaagtaagagaaagttaagacaagAATACgaaaaatgttcttgcatgaagcctataaaaaaacttaaattttTAGATGAGCTCCTGTGATACTTGCTCGTATAGTCATGAACCTTTGACAATCAATCGTGTCATTTCATGTCGTACATAATCTGACAATGTTTCAAAACTTCTCTCTGACTGGTGAAACTAGATTTAagttatattaaaatatattttccctTGTTCCCTCCAGAGTGCTGCTGGCTGAGCTGGAGGCCCATCAGGACGCTTGGCCCTTCCTCACGCCCGTCAACCAGAAAGCCGTCCCTGGATACAGGAAGGTCATCAAAAAGCCCATGGACTTCTCCACCATCAGAGAAAAGCTCACCAACAACCAGTATGTGTGTTACTCTCACAGTGCATAATTATCCATTTAAATGCGGCATGTAGATAAAAAATTAAAACCTTTTCTTTGACAGGTACTTGAATTTGGAAACTTTCATCGTTGACGTGAACCTGGTTTTTGATAACTGTGAAAAGTTTAACGAAGACGATTCGGAAATTGGACGAGCAGGCCACAGCATGAGGAGATTGTTTGACAAGCGATGGACTGAACTGCTGGAGTAAACAGATTCCAGTGTGGAGTTCCTACGCTACTCTCTACATATCAAACTTCTTCTTTTGGTGTTGGAGGCCTTCTCTCCACCTGAGACACTAAatcaataaacatgatataGTAACACTGACGTGCAATGTGAAAGGACGAAATTCTCCTGCTGAGAAAACACACTTCATGGATTAATATCTTAAAGTGCAATACTGTTTTCTTTATCAAAAATGCACTGACTCTTGGACTCAATATTCCACAGTAGATA
This DNA window, taken from Sebastes fasciatus isolate fSebFas1 chromosome 14, fSebFas1.pri, whole genome shotgun sequence, encodes the following:
- the LOC141782755 gene encoding bromodomain adjacent to zinc finger domain protein 2B-like isoform X7; its protein translation is MEFGERLASPSSAPSSLHMASSSASSSPAPPQTPSTAPSPARSSPLTTCGHLLQVTGDERSNMSGIPNGFPLVSHPAFGLYTSSPGRSEFGGLGSLGLSALAAHSQFGTFPDWWRQSEAHARGAAAFFPPLLGLHPVFASTFKSHDPNHFQSRSSVSVGAIGTVNGRSASSPTGNSAVNTSSFPTKGNKEKTKANSSRSQKSSQDLGTLHQNIAQKTKEKKPNKRPLETSSMSGSHSGSLSDSSSSDGEESSSDPDDMEEDNDEDEDDQSNDSEDSDSEKDSPLKRKVKRLTQNTSESKKKRPCTADGNTTQESHRDTIPLTSPYRLQSSPRPAGLSQSAALFLQSSGAAEEEGQQHISVIQATGMAAGNSPLAPSHREASPLPSRPPTLLASQKAPHKPRFLMPALKHAQLVDSMKESSGNLSDERSLHLKSFKLKQPLRSKDSAKQTFSLRPKSQNCHLLSLPHSNDTNLFLSHHLNGAIHNAVQDAPLALITKPRSQTSTPSSKPLLVATSPPYPMPINLSTGTKEMSGSSASPLKSSASSGLAHRPRKASTPKPLHAGKSLSKTNASCPPLDLVRGSESDIHSSKDSDDSLGDDFDDDDEDNEDDIEDEDSGSSLSESESNLDSDSDGSEDDVKERGETEADSDAERTPLKLTKASLSTHKSSSNLSANCSLLNLQIIKPPSLPSSLLTPNTVTSSGALSNHSTLSPPFTFATQTGSGKRRRVTDERVLRLPLEFGWQRETRIRSVAGRLQGEVAYFAPCGKKLRQYPDVMKYLLRNGITEISRDNFSFSTKIKVGDFYEAREGPEGLQWFLLAEEEIAPSIIAMDGRRSRCTQSERQPMGDGTGARRWEPHPLNFGENNFQDVSDAKLLRKLEAQEIARQAAQIKMMRKLEKQAMAQAAKEARKQRAIMAAEERRKKREQMKILKQQEKIKRIQQIRMEKEVRAQQILEAKRRKKEEAANAKILEAEKRNKEKEIRRLQAVILKHQELERHRLDMERERRRQHMMLMKAVDARKKAEEKERLKKEKKDEKRLNKERKLELRRLELEKAKELKKPNEDMCLADHKPLPELSRIPGLVLPGSTFSDCLMVLQFLRSFGKVLRLDINPNTLNLSDLQEGLLNTGDSMGKVQDLLVSMLSAAVRDPGIPAGHKNKTALGDHLTNVRINRDNVSEILQIYMEGHCEQTELIALALSLRTKAFQAHNPLQKASMLVFLVDELCCSKAVISEIDKNIDHMTNLRKDKWVVEGKLRKLRSIHAKKTGKRDSGVGGEDSHAFVTPTARNKCKRKEGDSEEEEDEDDDSEDQGDDDDDEEEESGGKKGKKAEICEEEDDSVHSASMEELEKQIEKTYKQQSQIRQKLFASSHSLRSMTIGQDRYKRRYWVFPQCSGVFVEGMESCEGSEEAEKEKKRQWTAQVIRVKEEQQEETKKPVVSSPAQSTDGDTSTPESQQDKDSLNLFLQKPGSFSKLSKLLEVAKMAQDSFNSRSAKVHTTASYPSYPTSQTATTQQGLTDKTDSSVLSLLSAHQLRSSPWITCSPQSILHEDQLSKMLMEKSNQWFSLLPRSPCDESSFTSDSSPPASSSPQQTFGTKSPSSLSPNPLATASSSAPAGINNMQPSVLQQVKSGIHQSRLTRCGSPSLPFSGASLPPMLDLASQHAEGDGNRVLFLANNNSVNKSETPEQQSDKSECASFPAVEVAKTQDYPSPQPIPEEMLCGWWRVADMEELHSLVRAFHSRGIREKALQKQIQKHMEYTTQLCANSKDAMDVAELEKQEVSEETMESWCVEEQAMEVDISLLQQVEALERKVISASLQVKGWMHSEPQSEREDLVYHEHKLFSSPAPEKKVQRETSQEELPGTVMRQSDNPLDIAVIRLAELERNIERSSEEEVAPGMRFWRKALGEVRSSAQLSLCIQQLQKSIAWERSIMKVHCQLCQKGDNEELLLLCDGCDKGCHTYCQKPKITTVPDGDWFCPSCVAKKSGQSPWSRKQQSRTAGGGKKGSEVKRNSKPSVVGELIKEEAASSNSVPKKGTKEFKKRKGDDSPPGSQAGRDSPVSCVKKAKTAKDNNTNGLTTCRVLLAELEAHQDAWPFLTPVNQKAVPGYRKVIKKPMDFSTIREKLTNNQYLNLETFIVDVNLVFDNCEKFNEDDSEIGRAGHSMRRLFDKRWTELLE